The Pan troglodytes isolate AG18354 chromosome 6, NHGRI_mPanTro3-v2.0_pri, whole genome shotgun sequence genomic sequence ACCATGCATGGATAAAATCTCTGGCAAGGTGGGCTGACATCTGTAAAGGGTGGTGAGTGCCACAGGGCTAGAAATGCTGCAGCAACGGACCTTCTCAACAAGCTCCCTGGGGAACAAGGTTTCTGCTGGGAAGGCTTTGGGGGACCCATGGGGATCAAGCAACCAGAGGAAGAACAGGCTTGAGAAGCCCCATGGATCCAAATGGCTTCATGGGGCTCTCATTCATTTTAGCGGGTCCCACTCAACCAAAATGCCGATCAGCATATTTCTCGGTGACTGTTATGTTTAACATAATAGTGTGAAGCAAAGGGTTTGAGGCAACTGCAGAAGAATGTTTAATGTGGGGTCAGTATTGTGGCAAAAAATGGCGTGCACATTTGGGGCTATAAAGTGTCagtccccttttcttctttagaacAGTGGCTCCCAATCAGTAAGCAATGGGATGCGCCCGACAAAGGAGCCATGAGTCCATGTGTGCACTGCGCACGCGCCTAGAGGCGAATAAATCAGGCCTCCTACGTGGAAACAAGAACgtttaaaatacatacacatgctGTGGCAGTGCATAAAATATGCATGTATtgtaaagatgaaaaattataaaatgctacTAATATATAATTGGTTGCTAAACTAATGCAGATTAAAAGTACAATTACTATAGAAGGTCTATAAAATTCTGATAATATCCTCACACCCCAAAAGGttagaaattattaaattaagaaacaagataaaaacataaaaacacattACATGAATGTTTAAAATGCATTCTAGGTGACAgattgaacaaaattaaaatacttacaaTTACATCAAATTTGGAATAAATATCTACAACttttcctaaaaatgaaaaatatatgttaGAAAAATGTCTTAAGGAACAAAAAGAAACTCATTTAAAGTCAGTTTTAATGACATAATTACTAAAAGTTAAACGCTGATAAACAACCTTgtctattttaaatgaaaacttaGATATGAAATCATATTTTAATGGACATATGAaaataagccaattaaactttttttacgATCCTGCGTGCTCCTCGGTGCTGAATTTATTCACCATATCCAAGTTTTCATTTTCCCCACGTATCTCCTGTGCCAGGTCATCTTACAATAATTGCACCCTGAGATAAACAATTATTTCTGCCTGACTGTCAGCGCCAAACACACAAACCTGACTCATCCACAACAGGCAGAGCTGATATTCGTCTTTCCACAAATATGTTCAAGGCTTTGATGATGGGAGTGTCTGGATGTATGAAGGCAATGTTGTGGTACGTTCCTATTCCAAGCTCATCCAGGTTCTGCTTCATGAAGGCAGGCTTTGGCATATCAGACATCTAAACGGAAGATAAACGCAAACGTTCTAGACCCAGGACACACCCTTGTCATGTTCAAAGGTCCAGATTTGAATGAAGAAGTATGTCCAACAAATTAAAGTTAGTTTTTTCTAACAGTCTACCTGGATGCCTGAATTAACATGAGAAAATTACAAAGGACTGTATCTTTTGTTTGAACCAGTTTGTATGTCTATGCTTCTATTTAACTACTCACAAACTATTGCAGAGCATTGATACTGTAACCTTTTTCCATCTCCTCTTCACTCACTAAGAACGCGTATAGAACCAGGGAAGAACAGGTCTATTTGGGATATTAAGACCTGTAAGCCACGAAGAATTGAATCCTTTATTCTTAATTGTTCATGTTAAATTCCTGGTCCTGCTGTCAGGGTTaagtaatatttattaagaacctATACATTTCCAAACCCAAAGCATTTGACGGCAGCTGTCTGAGCCACTGCTAAGCTAGTCCTCACGCCACCCGCCTCTACATCCTGAATTCTCCTTGGAGAGCTCCAATTTTTGTCTACTAGGAACAAAGAAGCCAGCTGAACagaattaaaataatctttaaaaattaacttttcatGGGCTGTTTTAAAGGAGGAGGGATATGGCAGGAGAGAAAAGTCTAGGATCATGTTTAACAGAATAAGGTCTACGGTTTCAAAAATCCACCTTTTATAAAGGGTATAGTTGATTCCATCCTCCTGGTGTACCTTATAATTATCAGGAAAAGATGAACAAttagaagaaacaaaatgttCAAGTCAAAGAGTTCATCAATATTCAAATCATGAGACTCctagaaatttagagaaaaaaaaagaaagccctaTTAGGTCATCTAGTCCATCTCAACATAGCGAATTCCCTGTTGCACACTATAGGCTTAGGCTAATTTTCAAACGTCTTGAAGGGTAATGCTCCTTTTTTCTCAGAAAATGATCTCATAATTCAGTAAAAATCAGGCTCTGAAATGTCTTTAAGTTCTATATTTTTAACTGAAAACCTTTAGTTAGCTGAATATTCTGGTAGCATGATTCTAATTACCATATTGGCCCAAATATGAGGCAGTACTGGGCAGAGGCAACTTCCTCTCCTTTTTATAGAAGATAAAAATCTGAAGCAGCTCTGCAAAAGAATGATCTCACGCTTTTACTCCCTCTTGTGCAACAGCACACTAGCAGAAATAGTTTGGGCTTGGGAGTCAGAGAGACTCCCGGGTTTGCAATCTACCATTTAGTATCCACATGACTGGGGGCACGTTTCCCAGCCAGGTGTCCTGTGTATGCAAGGTGTGCAAACGCCTCCCTCCCAAGGCCCCTGCGTGGAGGAAAGCATGGGGAGTGAGGAACGCTTGAAAGGGATCCTGGCTCTACCGCTTCCCAGCCATGCAACCTTGGCAAAGCTACTTAACCTTTCTTAGCTGCATCCCTATAAAATAGGATTAATAAAGATACCTACCTGATAGGGTAGCAGCGAGGATGAGATTATgtcaagtgcttagaacagtgccggACATACAGTAATCAGCTCTCatgattaatattatttaaaaatgatgacTCTAAGGATTAAGTGAGCTGCAGGCCTGGCACGTGGGGGCCCTGAATACATCCTTCCCACCCCATGCTCCCTCTGTTCCTATTAAACTTCAACTACTAAAgcggctgcattcccagatgtcCAGTCTGATAAACAATGCGGATGCATCCCTAGTCCCTTTTTCCTAGATTATCGCCTTTATTACACTTCAGACTTGAGTTTTTTGTAAATTACTCTTCCCTACCTTCTTTCTTAGCACAGCAtggttaaataaatgttatttatatatgtaaatgattAAAATACAAGACTGGGTTGATTGACAAGGTATTTCTCTCCATCACTAAGCCCTCTGTGCTTCTGTCAGCAAAAGGGGTCCCTCAAGCTGCCTCCAGGGCAGGAGCTTCAGCTCCTTCACACTGCACCTGAACGCTATGTTAGGTCCTTAGGTGAAGCCATGGGGAGGAAAATGGGAAAGCTAATTTGAAGTACATTTTTAATATCTGTTACAGTCTTGGAAAAACAACTCTTCAAAGTACCTCTTCAGAACGATTAAGACCTTCTACTGGTTCTATCTGACTGATTACTTACAACCTCAAATTCCATGCATGTAattaaaagacaaacataaaaagCCTCTTATAAACTCTCTGTTCTTCCTGAGTCTCTTTGACTGTTTCAACCAAACAGGCTCAAAGTTCTGGATGACTACGGAGCCAGGTCATTTCAAGTAGCTGAGAAAACCTACAGGTTAATACAGGCCTTATTTGGACCAACATGGTATTCTCTTGCCAAAATTTTATTTGCTTCGGGTTTTTCTATCACTGCTGCAGTTTATAAGATAATCTTGAGGACAGCATTTTTTGGAACATGTTTCTAAAACCGTGACACCAGTGAAAGCAACATAAAGCAATTTTTGCTCTAGATATTAGTTCAATTTATCTTGTACAACAGTCCTTAATTAGACTTGCAGATTACCTTATTTCCCCTCATATGTTGGTgacaaatgttttaatttaaagaGAGAATGCCGAGTTTTGTTGTTAAAATTGTTTTGATACTTGCACTAAAAGGTGATTCTTTTAAATTGGAATCAACTTTAAGAATGTACAATTCAGAGAGTAGTAAGTTGAGAAACTGAAGTTTAGAAAGGGAGACCTCAAAACTAACAATTTCTTCTACTGAGGGTAACAGGAGCCAATTTACTTGAAGTACATTATTTAATAAGTAAATGCAATTATGTCTTTAGAAACGCTAAAAACTACTTACAAAAAGCTGGAGGAACTTGAGGATTCTTTTGTGGGTAAGTATATAAAGTGCATTCCCACTGATAGGGTCAATAACGGGCAAtctgtggattttatttttgatCAAGGAGTATACAGCATCGAAGAGGCTGTGGGAGAAGTCATTAAAGTTGTTAGGAGGCTTTCGAGAAGAATCAGAACACTTTGGACTACCCCTGCCTTAAAGCACTTCCAGTGTTTTTATTATTGCAATAATAACAGTGTTTTGGAAGAGTTTTAAATTAGAGATCTcagcaaatttttcatttttcacaatCTATGTTAACATATCTCAAATACAAGTGCAAGCTACAAATCTCTAGaagaggagattttttttttggtttttttttttgagacagggtcttgctctgttgcctgccgtcatggctcactgcagccttgacctcccaggctcaggtgatcctcccacctcagcctatttgagtagctgggactacaggcatgcgccacctttcttttttgtagacatggggttttgccatgttgcccaggctgctctcgaactcctgagcttaagcgatccacccaccatggcctcccatagtgctgggattacaggcatgagcccttgCGCCCAGCCAGGAAGAGGAGTTTTTTTAAAGAGTGTATTTAGTGATTTTATTTGAAAGACGATGAAACCTAAATCCTTAGAAAAGCAAACAGATGCATCGTATTGGCAAGAGAGCAAAGGCTGTAGCAGCAAGCCCTCTGCATTGGTGAGTGGGCAAACTGGCTCTACCCCGGGCCGGCCTGGCTAGGAGATATTGCAGGGCCAACATTTCTGTTCTACTTGGTCCCTCTCCTGGGACTGCCAGTAAGAAGGTTGTTATACCTTTTTGTTAGGacttggaaataaaatgaaaataaatattttaatctttctctGTACTGGATTTGAGTTTGAAAGATACTTTTAcacaaatatggaaatgtatCACAGCCAAACCAGAAGGCTTGGATAAAAAAGGACGGGCCAGACAACTACACAGAAGGCAGCCCATGCTCTCACCACATCTGAACCGACATCTAACACACACTGATGTTTAAACGCTAGTGTGGAGCAGAATTGCCAAGGGAGTTGTTTAAATGTGTATTCCTGGGCCCTATCCTGATTTAGCAGGTCAGGGGTAAAAGCCCAGGAATCTGCAATTTCAACACGCCCCCCAGATTGGCCGAGATCTTCGTGATGGTTTAGTATGACCCTATTACTAGACCATTATCCATCCTTAGCACCAGCAATGGCTGTGATTTTTGTAGTGTTCCTAGATTTACTGAATGCGTACAGTGTAGCTGGAATTAAGGAGGCAGGCCCTGTTTGGAATGAAGAACAtgtttatttgtgtctttctttctATCATGGTGATAAAACACATACATCTGAAtgaatgttttcaaagaaaaaaaaaacaagtttaccTTGCATCTGGAGATATATTCACTAAAGGCTTAAATGTTTCTTGTAAATAAAGCTCTgtatttatagaaagaaaatatgcagTTAGTAACACATTTGCTGTTTGCAGTTATAACACAAATTCAAATACCCTTCAGTTTACGGTTAATAGTTAGAAGGattaaaaactcaaataaaaagaaatttaatttgccTAAAACTCCTGTGTTAATTATAGTTATGGCTATTTTAAAcaacttccaaactgttttcagGATGTtgcatttgaagaaaaattaaatattaaaaaacaatgtgACAGTAAGTGTTTACAAaatcaggaaaaacaaagaaatctgaTAAAAGAGCAATACCAGCAGAGGTCACTAGAATGCTACCAGGTTCACCTTACTCTCAAGAAATGAAGcaattatgaaattttaaaaatcaatttccaTAAGTTATAAGATAAAATCAGTTATGACAAActttgttctttaaatatttttaagtattattttaccAAATTGATGCTCAAAACCTACTGCATTGTGGGCATCTTTCCAGCAcataaaaactgtttttttctgaagatatcaACTGCAATTAATTTGCTTTtccaaggtttctttttttttctgagacagtctcactctgtcactcaggctggagtgcagtggcatgatctgggttcactgcgctctctgcctcccaggttcaagcaattctcccacctcagcctcccaaatagctgggactaaaggtgcacgtcatcacaccctgctaattttttttgtatttttagtagagatggggtttcatgatgttggccaggctggtctcgcactcctgacctcaagtgatccacctacttcagcctcccaaagtgctgggattacaggcatgaggtcctgtgcccagcctaatttttttttttttttttttttttgagaaggagttttgctctgttgcccaggctggagtacagcagcatcatcttggctcactgcaacctctgcctcccaggcccaggcgaatctcctgcctcagcctcccgagtagctgggagtacaggtgcgcaccaccacgcctggctacttttttgtatttttagtagagacagggtttcaccatgttggctaggctggtctcgagctcctgacctcaggtgatccacccgcctcggcttcccaaagtgctgggattataggcgtgagctactgcgcctggctctaattttgtatttttagtagagagagggtttcaccatgttggtcaggctggtcttgaactcctgatctcaagcgatccacctgctttggcctcccaaagtgctgggattacaggtgtgagccaccgcacccggccttgctTTACCAAGGTTTCTATACAGAAGGCGTTTAAGAATATTTTGGCATTATTATTACTACCAAATATCATGTAATGTCAAAACGTAAACATACTTAAACCTTGGTCTATCAGTACTTGTACAGTAGAACTGGACAAGAAGTATCTACCTTGGTGTTACACAATCACTGCACAACAGGCTGTGCAGATCCCATGCCAAATTTGTTTAGCTTGGTTTGACAAAGCCGTAATAAACCAAACCCATCACTCAGTGAAACTTCTAAATCGTATGGATTTGAAAGGGCCCCTGGGGGTGTAAGAGAACTCCAAGATGTATTCTGATTTCACAGCCAGTTACAAAGGTTGCTTCTCCTATCAAGCATATTATGGGAAACACAGAACCAAACTCTTCAATTCTGAATTCAAAATTTTCCTTCAGTTGGTCCCTCCATTTCTACCAGCGTTTCCTTGAGCACCCTCCAAAGGCTCCGCTGTTGCAGACAGACTGGGTCTGCCATGATTCCCACCCCCGGTCCTCTCCACCAACCCACCATGACAAGTGTCAGTGAGACCACCACCTTACAATCATGAAATGCGAATTTAAGAAATGGTTCTATGGCAGAAAAGAGTATCATGATTTTACAGGGTGAATGTCAATGTGACAAAGAAGAGAACATGGTCTTCAAATTACTTCCATGCTATTTGCTCCAAACCATCTAGTTTGAGGTTCATTTGTCCTAAGTTTCTCCACAATTTGTAAAGAAACAATTACTAGGTTTAAATAAGAACAGATGCTTGCTTTGGTTCAAGTTAGGCATGCCTCTGATGCATTTCTTAATACCAAGGCAAATCTCTGAGGGGTTAGACTTAGTAGTGAGCGGTGGCCCCATTGTGGGCAGCGAGGTGGGGCTTGGTTAGCTCATTCATCTTCACATTCCTGGCCCTAGGATAAGGCCTTGCCTGCTGAAGGTGTCCTATACATGTCTATAAACAGAAGGGACAATACTTATATTGTTCAGCTTTAGTACAGTAGCATACTATcaaaattaacagaaataaagagaatgttttatataacattttatggagcagagagaaaaggatgtgcaaaattaaaacatacttttcATACTAAACATAGCTTTCCCGATactaaaagattttaaatatccAATAGTGCTTACCCCTCCATGTTTCAATTTTATGTTCCTCTAATTCATAAATCTGTAcctgcaaataaaaaaattcttatttataaatatacatatacaacatagaaaaaatatttggaaaatgaaacaaaacacagCTTTGATAATAGCATTTTCTATTCGCAATTAGAAAATGAGGCGGCCAggtgcggttgctcatgcctgtaatctcagcactttgggagaccaaggtgggcagatcacctgaggtcaggagttcgagaccagcctggccaacatggtgagacctcatctgtactaaaatacaaaaattagccaggcatattggtgggtgcctgtagtcccagctactcaggaggctgaggcaggagaattgcttgaacccaggaagcagaggttgcagtgagccgagatggtaccactgcattccagcctgggcaacagagtgagactctgtctcaaaaaaaagaaaatgaggtgagatatagagaaaaaaatgtatctcaagtttttttttttttttttttttttttgagacaaggtctcattctgtcatccgggctggagtgcacaagtgcgatcatgactcactgcagcctcaacctcccaggcttaagtaatcctctcaactcagcctcctgagtaacttggactacagatgtacaccaccatgcctggctaatttttgtggttttttttttttttttttttttttttttttgtagagatggggtttcaccatgttgccccactggtctcaaactcctgggctcaagtgatccacccttctcagcttctcaaagtgctgggactacaggcgtgagccactgtgcccggcctgtatcTACAGATATTAAGAAAAACTTTGAGCTGCATATTTAGATATAACTGCTTTTTTGCAATTTTGATTTCATATTCTACTGCTAAGATTTCTTATATGGGATTTGCTGCATTTCACAGAAATCTATCTATTCAAAAATCACACTCATGCTGATTTTGCTAGTTCAAAAGCAGAGATACGACCACTATAAGGAAAGCCCGTGTTCACTTGCATTGGTAATATTGAAGAAATAATACACTTCATGGGAAATAAATACAGGATATTTACAAAATCTTTGGTAAAACTTCCTAAGAGTACGGTTGTGTTTGTCtttcggagacagagtctccctctgttgcccaggctggagggcagtggcgcgatctcggctcactgcaacctccgcctcctgggttcaagcgattcttgtgcctcagcctcctgagtagctgggattacaggtgcccgctgccacacccagccaatttttgtatttttagtagagacagggtttcactatgttggccaggctggtctccaactcctgacctcaagtgatccacttacttcggtttcccaaagtgctgggattacaggcgtgagccactgtgcccggcaagaGCATGTTTTATGAAtaaactcatttttgtatttgatgTAAGAATTATTGGATAATACTGAGCATTACGCATAAAGCAGTATTAATTGAATTAACTTATACCTTTTAAGTACCCCAAATAGGACTAGTTAAATAAGAGTATGCAATCCTGTCCTTCCCCCAACCCTcatgaacaaacaaacagaaactaaaaacacaaaaccaagcAGGCCGAATCTCAGATATCACGAAGTTAGATGAAGGACAAAAGTGGTTTTTAAGCTCTTTCCAGAACCATCGCACCAGGGACCAGAGAGTTCTGCTACTGAAATTAGCCAGTAGCTGTCTCTTCCTAATTAGCAGGAACATGTCAAAACGgaatttatttcactttaatgactcatttttttctgctttaaaatcACAAAGTACATATAATTCTTGTTCTGCAATTGCTGGGATAACTGAATTAAGCTCTACCACATCAACAGGCCCGCAGAGATAAGCAAAACTTGCAGAACGTCTAGCTAATAAATATGTAGAATTCTGCTAAGCCAAGGAATTCCGAAAGCTGAATAAAGaatctatttccttttatttttcctgagaatTCCTTCTTTGAGTTTCATACATGTAACTTACAGTAAAGAGAGTTTTATACTGAAGTTCCCTGCATGTTATATAGATTTGGAAAATCACCACCAGCACTCcgtaccaaaaaagaaaaaactgaaaacattaaaaatcttaaaatacacacatatacctacacacatacatagatatgTACAGCTCCAACTACTGACATAGGAACTGGTGCCACTTACCATAGGTGATTTATAGTATCTATGTAGTATATTTATGAAATCTGTAATTGTTAGCATTCCTGGAACAAAGAATTACGTGTTAcaaataaaaccatgaaaacatttttaaaaatttcaaatgacaAGTGAGCCTAGAATATATACTAGAAGAGCTTATAAAATATACTTCGAAGATATCAAGCAGagtttaatatattatttaaaactatTGATGTGTTACTTGTGTATACCAAACTGGATATACAAATTTAGCTGAAATTAAACCTGAC encodes the following:
- the PRKAG2 gene encoding 5'-AMP-activated protein kinase subunit gamma-2 isoform X9 yields the protein MRFMRSHKCYDIVPTSSKLVVFDTTLQVKKAFFALVANGVRAAPLWESKKQSFVGMLTITDFINILHRYYKSPMVQIYELEEHKIETWRELYLQETFKPLVNISPDASLFDAVYSLIKNKIHRLPVIDPISGNALYILTHKRILKFLQLFMSDMPKPAFMKQNLDELGIGTYHNIAFIHPDTPIIKALNIFVERRISALPVVDESGKVVDIYSKFDVINLAAEKTYNNLDITVTQALQHRSQYFEGVVKCNKLEILETIVDRIVRAEVHRLVVVNEADSIVGIISLSDILQALILTPAGAKQKETETE
- the PRKAG2 gene encoding 5'-AMP-activated protein kinase subunit gamma-2 isoform X8 → MLEKLEFEDEVEDSESGVYMRFMRSHKCYDIVPTSSKLVVFDTTLQVKKAFFALVANGVRAAPLWESKKQSFVGMLTITDFINILHRYYKSPMVQIYELEEHKIETWRELYLQETFKPLVNISPDASLFDAVYSLIKNKIHRLPVIDPISGNALYILTHKRILKFLQLFMSDMPKPAFMKQNLDELGIGTYHNIAFIHPDTPIIKALNIFVERRISALPVVDESGKVVDIYSKFDVINLAAEKTYNNLDITVTQALQHRSQYFEGVVKCNKLEILETIVDRIVRAEVHRLVVVNEADSIVGIISLSDILQALILTPAGAKQKETETE